The Mauremys reevesii isolate NIE-2019 linkage group 21, ASM1616193v1, whole genome shotgun sequence genome has a window encoding:
- the SPSB1 gene encoding SPRY domain-containing SOCS box protein 1, whose amino-acid sequence MGQKVTGGIKTVDMRDPAYRPLKQELQGLDYCKPTRLDLLLDMPPVSYEVQLLHSWNNDDRSLNVFVKEDDKLIFHRHPVAQSTDAIRGKVGYTRGLHVWQITWAMRQRGTHAVVGVATADAPLHSVGYTTLIGNNHESWGWDLGRNRLYHDGKNQPSKTYPAFLEPDETFIVPDSFLVVLDMDDGTLSFIVDGQYMGVAFRGLKGKKLYPVVSAVWGHCEIRMRYLNGLDPEPLPLMDLCRRSVRLALGKDRLSEIQALPLPASLKSYLLYQ is encoded by the exons ATGGGTCAGAAGGTCACTGGCGGGATAAAGACTGTGGATATGAGAGACCCTGCATACAGGCCACTCAAGCAGGAGCTCCAGGGGCTGGATTACTGCAAGCCCACCCGCCTGGACTTGCTATTGGATATGCCTCCGGTCTCCTACGAGGTCCAGCTGCTGCACTCGTGGAACAACGATGACCGCTCGCTGAATGTCTTTGTGAAAGAGGACGACAAACTAATATTTCACCGGCATCCGGTGGCTCAGAGCACAGATGCCATCCGAGGCAAAGTTGGATATACGAGGGGACTGCATGTGTGGCAGATCACGTGGGCCATGAGGCAGCGGGGCACGCATGCCGTGGTAGGGGTGGCTACGGCGGACGCGCCCTTGCATTCGGTAGGGTACACGACCCTGATAGGAAATAACCATGAATCCTGGGGCTGGGACCTTGGGCGGAACAGACTGTACCATGACGGCAAGAACCAGCCGAGTAAAACCTACCCTGCGTTCTTGGAACCGGATGAGACTTTCATTGTGCCGGACTCTTTCCTGGTGGTCCTGGACATGGATGACGGGACCCTGAGCTTCATCGTAGACGGGCAGTACATGGGCGTTGCTTTTCGAGGACTTAAAGGGAAAAAACTGTATCCAGTTGTAAGCGCGGTGTGGGGGCACTGCGAAATACGGATGCGCTACTTGAACGGGCTTGATC CCGAACCACTGCCTCTGATGGATCTGTGCCGGCGTTCtgtgcggctggctctgggcaaGGATCGACTGAGCGAGATCCAAGCGCTGCCACTGCCGGCCTCCCTCAAGAGCTACCTTCTCTACCAATGA